One Methylobacterium oryzae DNA window includes the following coding sequences:
- the mazG gene encoding nucleoside triphosphate pyrophosphohydrolase translates to MSETRDAGRSGASGGRDADPAAEAPLGRLLRLMATLRDPVAGCPWDVAQSFATIVPYTIEEAYEVADAVARGDLGDLRDELGDLLLQVVFHARMAEERSAFAFDDVARAIGDKLVRRHPHVFTPDGAPLPAGSPLRDPAAVEAQWAAIKAQERAARQAERRDAGLAPDPAPDPLGGVARALPALARAEKISRRAAAYGFDWDDAAQVVDKVREETDEVAEALAAGDPEALSEEIGDLLFSVANLARHAGIDPETALRDGTAKFERRFAAMARHLAASGGALGRSDLAAMEAAWQAAKRDEAAGQA, encoded by the coding sequence ATGAGCGAGACACGCGACGCGGGCCGGTCCGGGGCGAGCGGGGGGCGGGACGCCGATCCCGCCGCGGAGGCGCCCCTGGGCCGGCTCCTGCGCCTGATGGCGACCCTGCGCGATCCCGTCGCCGGCTGCCCCTGGGACGTGGCGCAGAGCTTCGCCACCATCGTGCCCTACACGATCGAGGAGGCCTACGAGGTCGCCGACGCGGTGGCGCGGGGGGACCTCGGCGACCTGCGCGACGAGCTCGGCGACCTGCTGCTCCAGGTGGTGTTCCACGCCCGCATGGCCGAGGAGCGGAGCGCCTTCGCGTTCGACGACGTGGCCCGCGCCATCGGCGACAAGCTGGTCCGGCGCCACCCCCACGTCTTCACCCCGGACGGCGCGCCCCTGCCCGCCGGCTCGCCCCTGCGCGACCCCGCGGCGGTCGAGGCCCAGTGGGCGGCGATCAAGGCGCAGGAGCGGGCGGCCCGGCAGGCGGAGCGGCGGGACGCGGGGCTCGCGCCGGACCCGGCGCCCGACCCCCTCGGCGGCGTCGCGCGGGCGCTGCCGGCCCTCGCCCGGGCGGAGAAGATCTCCCGGCGGGCGGCCGCCTACGGCTTCGACTGGGACGACGCCGCCCAGGTCGTCGACAAGGTCCGCGAGGAGACCGACGAGGTCGCCGAGGCCCTGGCGGCGGGCGACCCGGAGGCCCTGTCCGAGGAGATCGGCGACCTCCTGTTCTCGGTGGCGAACCTCGCGCGGCACGCCGGGATCGACCCGGAGACCGCCCTGCGCGACGGCACCGCCAAGTTCGAGCGGCGCTTCGCCGCCATGGCGCGGCATCTCGCGGCGTCCGGGGGCGCCCTCGGCCGCTCCGACCTCGCCGCCATGGAGGCGGCGTGGCAGGCGGCCAAGCGCGACGAGGCGGCGGGACAGGCGTAG
- a CDS encoding glycosyltransferase family 2 protein encodes MSFQRPPVGPEGLPPEIAFLLDEGVDARLLVRAAAAATAAGTDAATALMNAGLIAESAYYAALARALGAPYLDGPIPFGLGLRFPDSLVAGLAPLAPGAVAPWVLAPRGRAIADLLDAAGRAAGHAAVPAITSPTRLREAVFASVPGQVADHAAHDLRRHGPEWAAAPEPAFRWLLVLALGGTAALCLCAALPAPLARAVMTAGQVLFLAMATLRIAALAIAAPVAAEAVVPLAEADLPVYTILVPLHREAAVVPDLLRALSALDYPAAKLDIKLLLEADDAETAAALPRDTLPARFEVITVPPGGPRTKPRALNAALPLARGTLITVYDAEDVPDPGQLRLAAALFARLPARTACLQGRLVIDNAGDSRLARAFALEYAGLFDVLNPAFARCGLPVPLGGTSMHLRTDVVRALHGWDAHNVTEDADLGLRLALAGYTVGDLPSPTFEEAPARLGPWLGQRTRWLKGLVQTSLTHGRHPLANARRLGGLETLCAAALVPGTVVSALAYPACLAAAAWSFLVRDIPAAPVFLDNLSTGLAITLFGTGLAALVLPALVGCARRGWGDLARSVPWMPVYFLLVSLAAWLALIELVRAPLRWNKTRHGLARTSRSGRRRRAYPATACDTGT; translated from the coding sequence GTGTCGTTCCAGCGCCCGCCCGTGGGGCCGGAGGGCCTGCCGCCGGAGATCGCCTTCCTGCTGGACGAGGGCGTCGACGCGCGGCTGCTGGTCCGGGCCGCCGCCGCGGCGACCGCGGCCGGGACCGACGCGGCGACCGCGCTGATGAATGCCGGCCTGATCGCGGAATCGGCCTACTACGCGGCCCTGGCCCGGGCGCTCGGCGCCCCCTACCTCGACGGCCCGATCCCGTTCGGCCTGGGCCTGCGCTTCCCCGACAGCCTCGTGGCCGGCCTCGCGCCGCTGGCGCCCGGCGCGGTGGCGCCCTGGGTCCTGGCGCCCCGCGGGCGGGCGATCGCGGACCTCCTCGACGCCGCCGGCCGCGCCGCTGGCCACGCCGCCGTGCCGGCGATCACCAGCCCTACCCGCCTGCGCGAGGCCGTGTTCGCGTCCGTGCCCGGGCAGGTGGCGGATCACGCGGCGCACGACCTGCGGCGGCACGGCCCCGAGTGGGCGGCCGCCCCCGAGCCGGCCTTCCGCTGGCTGCTGGTCCTCGCCCTCGGCGGGACCGCCGCGCTCTGCCTGTGCGCGGCGCTGCCGGCCCCGCTGGCGCGCGCGGTGATGACGGCCGGGCAGGTCCTGTTCCTGGCCATGGCGACCCTGCGGATCGCGGCCCTCGCCATCGCGGCTCCGGTCGCCGCGGAGGCGGTGGTGCCCCTCGCCGAGGCCGACCTGCCGGTCTACACGATCCTCGTCCCCCTCCACCGCGAGGCGGCGGTGGTGCCGGACCTGCTCAGGGCGCTCTCCGCCCTCGACTATCCGGCCGCCAAGCTCGACATCAAGCTGCTGCTCGAGGCGGACGACGCGGAGACCGCCGCGGCCCTCCCCCGCGACACCCTCCCGGCCCGGTTCGAGGTGATCACGGTGCCGCCGGGCGGCCCGCGCACCAAGCCGCGGGCGCTCAACGCCGCGCTGCCGCTGGCTCGCGGCACCCTGATCACGGTCTACGACGCCGAGGACGTGCCCGATCCCGGGCAACTGCGGCTGGCGGCCGCCCTGTTCGCGCGCCTGCCCGCGCGGACCGCCTGCCTCCAGGGGCGGCTCGTGATCGACAATGCCGGCGATTCGCGCCTCGCCCGTGCCTTCGCCCTCGAATATGCCGGGCTGTTCGACGTGCTGAACCCGGCCTTCGCCCGCTGCGGCCTGCCGGTCCCGCTGGGCGGCACCTCGATGCACCTGCGCACCGACGTGGTGCGGGCTCTGCACGGCTGGGACGCCCACAACGTCACCGAAGACGCGGATCTCGGCCTGCGCCTCGCGCTGGCGGGCTACACCGTCGGCGACCTTCCCAGCCCCACCTTCGAGGAGGCGCCGGCCCGCCTCGGGCCCTGGCTCGGCCAGCGCACCCGCTGGCTGAAGGGCCTGGTCCAGACGAGCCTCACCCACGGGCGGCACCCGCTGGCCAACGCCCGCAGGCTCGGCGGCCTGGAGACGCTCTGCGCCGCCGCCCTGGTCCCCGGGACGGTGGTCTCGGCGCTCGCCTACCCGGCCTGCCTCGCCGCGGCGGCGTGGTCCTTCCTGGTCCGGGACATCCCGGCCGCCCCCGTCTTCCTGGACAACCTCTCCACGGGGCTCGCCATCACGCTGTTCGGGACGGGGCTCGCCGCCCTGGTCCTGCCCGCCCTCGTCGGCTGCGCCCGGCGCGGCTGGGGGGACCTCGCCCGGTCGGTCCCGTGGATGCCGGTCTACTTCCTGCTGGTCAGCCTCGCCGCGTGGCTGGCGCTGATCGAGCTGGTCCGGGCGCCGCTGCGCTGGAACAAGACCCGGCACGGCCTCGCGCGGACCTCCCGCAGCGGCCGCCGGCGGCGGGCGTACCCTGCGACAGCCTGCGACACCGGGACGTGA
- a CDS encoding transporter substrate-binding domain-containing protein, with protein sequence MSQSPPPRSDRSTAPSPSSRGDRTTIPSRIAAAAVAALLAGPAAAAAPPAAPATGVTATPAVTIPDFWNPRSRGERVEAPQTGRAVRFLTDDEFPPLHFAGPDGNPTGFVVELARAVCEKLTITCTVQARRFDTLLDALDGKQGDVVAAAIPLTASLRSRFLATRPYFRWPARFAARADKGLPVPSAAALAGRSVGVIAGSAHAAYLKAFFPKAVPKDFTDLTAAESALKRGEIDYLFADGLNLALFVGGQDAESCCALTGGDYLENRYFGEGIGLITRQEDAALSRALDDALQRVWDDGKYTELYLRFFPVSPF encoded by the coding sequence GTGAGCCAGTCCCCGCCCCCGCGCTCCGACAGGAGCACCGCCCCGTCCCCGTCGTCAAGAGGCGATAGGACAACCATCCCATCCCGGATCGCGGCGGCCGCGGTCGCGGCGCTCCTCGCGGGGCCGGCCGCCGCCGCGGCGCCCCCGGCCGCGCCGGCCACGGGCGTCACCGCCACCCCCGCCGTCACGATCCCGGATTTCTGGAACCCGCGCAGCCGGGGCGAGCGCGTGGAGGCGCCGCAGACCGGCCGGGCGGTCCGCTTCCTCACGGACGACGAGTTCCCGCCGCTGCACTTCGCCGGCCCCGACGGCAACCCGACGGGCTTCGTGGTCGAGCTCGCCCGGGCGGTCTGCGAGAAGCTGACGATCACCTGCACGGTGCAGGCGCGCCGCTTCGACACCCTGCTCGACGCCCTCGACGGCAAGCAGGGCGACGTGGTCGCGGCCGCCATCCCGCTGACCGCGTCCCTGCGGTCGCGATTCCTGGCGACGCGGCCGTATTTCCGCTGGCCGGCGCGCTTCGCGGCCCGGGCCGACAAGGGCCTGCCGGTCCCCTCCGCGGCGGCGCTCGCCGGCCGCAGCGTCGGGGTCATCGCCGGCAGCGCCCACGCGGCCTACCTCAAGGCGTTCTTCCCGAAGGCCGTACCGAAGGACTTCACCGATCTCACGGCGGCCGAGAGCGCGCTCAAGCGCGGCGAGATCGACTACCTGTTCGCCGACGGCCTCAACCTCGCCCTGTTCGTCGGCGGCCAGGACGCGGAGAGTTGCTGCGCGCTCACCGGCGGCGACTACCTCGAGAACCGCTATTTCGGGGAGGGGATCGGCCTGATCACGCGCCAGGAGGACGCTGCCCTCTCCCGGGCGCTGGACGACGCGCTCCAGCGGGTCTGGGACGACGGCAAGTACACCGAGCTGTACCTGCGGTTCTTCCCCGTTAGCCCGTTCTGA